TTTTGAAGTTTCGCGTGGTATGATTGATGGGTTGGTTGAGGATGATGTTATAGCGTGGAATGCATTGTTGAGTGTGTATGCGGAAAGGGGGTTGTTTGAATTGGCGCGTGAGTTGTTTGATGAAATGCCTGTGAAGAATGTGGAATCTTGGAATTTTATGGCTTCTGGTTATGTAAATGTTGGGTTGGTGGATGAAGCAAGGAAGGTGTTTGATGAAATGTTAGTGAAAGATGTTGTGTCTTGGAATGTTATGATTACCGGGTATACTAAGGCGGATAGGTTTAATGAAGTTTTGGCTCTTTTTGAAGATATGCTAAGAGCTAAAGTGAAGCCTGATGATTGTACACTTGTGAATGTGCTGTCTGCTTGTGCTGGTGTTGGGTCTCTGAGCCAGGGAAAGTGGGTTCATGCATTCATCGAGAGGAATGGGATTGAGGTTCACAATTTTCTTGCTACTGCTCTTGTGGATATGTATTGCAAATGTGGATGTATTGAGAAAGGTTTAGAGGTGTTTAATGATACTTTGAGAAAAGATATTAGTACTTGGAATGCAATGATTGCAGGGTTCAGCAACCATGGGTATTTGGATGATGCATTAAAGACTTTCAATGAGCTCATTGCTGATGGTATCAAGCCCAATGAGGTTACTTTTGTAAGCGTTTTGTCTACTTGCAGTCAAGGGGGCTTATTAAGCGAGGGCCGCAGGATGTTTGAACTCATGATTAATGAGTATAGAATTCGGCCTACGCTTCTGCATTATGGTTGTATGGTTGATTTACTTGGTCGGTTTGGATTATTGGAGGAGGCTGAAGAACTCGTAAGCAAATTGCCAGTGAAAGAAGCTCCTGCTATTTGGGAGTCCCTCTTGAGTGCTTCCAGAAGCATTAATGATGTCGAATTGGCAGAGCGCATCGCTACCAAACTTTTAGAGCTTGATCCTTGTGACAGTGCTGGTTATGTTCAACTATCAAATGTCCTTGCATCCATGGGGAGATGGGGTGATGTGAGGGAAGTGCGGAGAAAGATGAGGAACGAGGGGATAACTAAAGAGCCCGGTTGTAGCATGATTGAGGTTGATGGAGTTGTTCACGAGTTCTTGGCTGGTGAAGGGATAATATTGTAACAAGTACAAAATACTTCTTGTAAAAGACCATCAATCTAAATTAGTGATGGTTTTATACATGCTGCATCTGGGCTTCATAGGAAGCTGTATTTTCCATTTGTCACAAGTGCTTGTTATGATCGTGGTACTATAATTTGGCTGGCCTGCTTCTACTACAGCCTGCAACTGACAGATGATCCAATCTGGTAAAGAATAGAGTTTTTCTTTATGCAGACCAAACTGTTGCTCATATAGGTTTGTTCTAAACTATAACAAACAGCTATCCTAAACTTGTGCTAGAGCCCAGAAGCAGCAATTATAAACCTGTATTATATTTATACTCCATTTCTTATTGTTAGTATGACACCAACACTTATCATTTAGGTACTTCTATATTTTGATAAGTTTCTCAGCCCTTAGTTAATGGCATTGGTATCCGTATCCAGACGAAAGTTCTGGGTTCTGGCTGTCAGATTCTAGTCCCAATTAAATTCCTTGTTAATTCCATAGTTAAGAGAAGTAGAGAACTAATATATCTTGATGAACAATACTGTGTTCATTGCCCTGGAAAATGTATAAAACATCCTGCTTGATTGCTCTTTGCAAACTTCAAAAAGTGATGTCTGTAATTTAAATtgcttttttcttcatttcagTATCTAAGtacataataatttaaaaacaaTTAACAGAATCTTAACAGAAGGTAGTACCTACAACTTATTTACATTTGGATTAAGAAACTCAAACTAAGCAATTGTTAGTCATCAGAACAACAGCATTTCTGTAATTCTGCTCCAATATTGACCTGGTTCAGCTCAAACCATACCTGCCGAAAGACTTTGATAATGAGATCATGGTATTCATCACAGTTGAGTGTTAGATAACAAGCCAATAACTCTTCAAGCTCCTCTGAGTTTTTTATCCCTCTCTGTGATATCATCTCAATCATCGAGTCTCTGAAGTCGCTGAAAGGGTCAAATGAACTCTTCATAATAGCATAGCTATCGAAAACTGTCCTGTCTCCTCTGAATCTCTCCTTTGTCTCGTGTCTCATCTTCATCTTTGCTTTCTTCATGTCTTCAAGAGCTTTGATTCTGCATTCCATCTTGGCTGTTGTTCGTGGTGAATATGCTCTGACTTTAACACcatgttttcttcttctcttctggTTTATGTATACTGATTTTCTCTGCTGATAAACACTTTTCTCTGACATTTCTTTGATCCTCATGTCTTTCATCTCTAGACATTCTGATTCAAATTCTTCTTCAGACAATGCATCAGCTTCTTCCTCTAGATTCAGAGTTTTGAACATCATGCAATTTTCGTCCATTGAATTCAGACTGGAATCCGTGTTAGACACACTCCGCGTCTTTCTTGAATTATAGGCTGTTGGTTTCTCCTTCCCCCTTTTCAGTACCTTCTCATTCTCGGGTTCTATTTCGAATATATCTTTCTCTATCACCTCTGCTGCTGTTTCTTCTTCTTGACCAAGTTCTCTAGCATTTTCCGCTATTCTTTCCTCCAAAGCTTTTCTACTAAGTTTCCTCAACTTCTCATCTTTGACAGAATTCCTCTTTCTGTTGCTGAATTCTGCTTTATTCTGGGAAATCAACATTTTCTTGGGCTTTTCGCTTATCTTTCTAGAAACCATATCATTGAACTtatgattctcttctcccaaaCTACTCTTGGAATTCCAAGTTGAATCTTGATCAAATTCATCATAAGAACCACACCAGAGTGGATTCTGAATCTGTTGATGCTGAGGATGAGCTTCAAATCTGTCTTCAGTAAAAGAAAGCCTCCAATAaggatcatcatcatcatccccACCATAGAATCTTCCTTCCTTTAAACTAACATTCGTCCGCGAGGTGAAAGAAGTCAAATCCACCTTTCCCTTGTGCTTCATCTTTGCTGCTTCTTGATGCTCACTGCTGCCGTCCTTCTTTTGCTTGAATTTTGAAAGCCAAGAAACAGGGAAAACATGAGTGATCAATGAAGATGAAGGTTTCTTTTTACCCCACTTCATGTTGGAAATTTGCTAGTAGAATTGTGCTTCTtggaaggtaaaaaaaaaaagaattgaaatAGAAGCAGTTATGGGGCAGTTAGGCTGTTAAATAGGGAAGTGGGATTCATGTTGGAGTAAGGTTGTCCACTTTTTTAGGTTGTATGTATTTGCTTTTTGGAAATGTATTTACTACTACTATTTAGTTCAAAAGAAAGGCCCGCCATTTGGAAAATCTTGTGACCACTTGCCCACTTCTTCCCACTTTCTAGTTTTTGCAGAATTGCTGTTCTATTTTCAAGGGACCAAATTCACTTGGTCTCCTACCTAAAGTCACGCAACTACTTtattttttgtcttttattttctaccccatttttttttttttgaattttacttGTATATTTACTGagggttttaatttttttacactGTTCATGTATTTTAATTTGTCACACAGGTCTAAGTATTGTAAAAGATGAGTGTTTCTGATTAGTGAAACTTACGTTCATTCACATGAGTTCATTAATGTTTCTTACTTTAGACAGAAATTATTAAGTAAATCATCTTTTTATTAGGATTAAAGAGTCAACCGAGCACCTTAACGAAGAGATTGAATACCCAGATCGAATCAACATTACTAAGTTGTTTTATAGATATCACGAGCATCTCAAAATTGTATTTAAAGTTGGGTAAAAGTTATAGTACTAGTTTGATGAAGGAGGTATAGGGGCACTAGTAGGGCCCAAAAGTTTCCACTTTAGTTCTACCTTAAAACATGATTTAgcatttcttttgttttttagaTTGGGTTCCttcttttgcttttagcttTGTCTCTAGTAACTTCACCTTAACTTTGGCTAATAATGATGCTCATTAGAGATCATTACACAGTTTGTGTGATTGATACCTCCATTATTTTGAGTTCAAGTAGCAAATTATGGGCCATAATTGCTTTGTCTT
The sequence above is a segment of the Solanum dulcamara chromosome 11, daSolDulc1.2, whole genome shotgun sequence genome. Coding sequences within it:
- the LOC129874552 gene encoding transcription repressor OFP5, whose translation is MKWGKKKPSSSLITHVFPVSWLSKFKQKKDGSSEHQEAAKMKHKGKVDLTSFTSRTNVSLKEGRFYGGDDDDDPYWRLSFTEDRFEAHPQHQQIQNPLWCGSYDEFDQDSTWNSKSSLGEENHKFNDMVSRKISEKPKKMLISQNKAEFSNRKRNSVKDEKLRKLSRKALEERIAENARELGQEEETAAEVIEKDIFEIEPENEKVLKRGKEKPTAYNSRKTRSVSNTDSSLNSMDENCMMFKTLNLEEEADALSEEEFESECLEMKDMRIKEMSEKSVYQQRKSVYINQKRRRKHGVKVRAYSPRTTAKMECRIKALEDMKKAKMKMRHETKERFRGDRTVFDSYAIMKSSFDPFSDFRDSMIEMISQRGIKNSEELEELLACYLTLNCDEYHDLIIKVFRQVWFELNQVNIGAELQKCCCSDD
- the LOC129874551 gene encoding pentatricopeptide repeat-containing protein At4g18840, which produces MAATSPTPSILSFLEMANSISELYQAHAFMLKTGIFRNPFAASRLLTKATVLPISSPETLSYALSVFTHIEEPNSYIYNTIIRAYSTSPFPQLALIIFLKMLNSVNKVFPDKYTFTFIVKACATMENAKQGEQVHGLVAKNGLDEDMYVYNTLVHMYARCGCFEVSRGMIDGLVEDDVIAWNALLSVYAERGLFELARELFDEMPVKNVESWNFMASGYVNVGLVDEARKVFDEMLVKDVVSWNVMITGYTKADRFNEVLALFEDMLRAKVKPDDCTLVNVLSACAGVGSLSQGKWVHAFIERNGIEVHNFLATALVDMYCKCGCIEKGLEVFNDTLRKDISTWNAMIAGFSNHGYLDDALKTFNELIADGIKPNEVTFVSVLSTCSQGGLLSEGRRMFELMINEYRIRPTLLHYGCMVDLLGRFGLLEEAEELVSKLPVKEAPAIWESLLSASRSINDVELAERIATKLLELDPCDSAGYVQLSNVLASMGRWGDVREVRRKMRNEGITKEPGCSMIEVDGVVHEFLAGEGIIL